The DNA sequence AAAGTGAGAGAAAGAATGTAATGTCAAATAGTTTCTAGGTTAGATCATCCATATTCGGAGGACATTCGGGAAGGTTTATTCCCGCAGTTTTTAATCAGCGATGACTAGAAAATCGGTGCTTTGTTTGAGTCCCATCGACTTCAGGCTTACTTGTTTAGACTGGTTGAAGTTGAGATGATCCCTGTTACCCTGACTCCTAGCTGCCTTATCGCTTCCCTTCCACTGGTGGTGTCCAAGCGTTCATATAATAAAACCAAACTTACCTGCTTAATTGTGTGTATCTGCATTTGGGTTCACCTACTTTCACAACACTCGCTGCTCCGTGGCTGTGTAATCTTTCGCCCTGTGACGTTTTTTGTTCTTGAGAAAAATTATGTTCACTTTACATATCAAAATGGATGGAACATAACACAATATTGATTAAAAATCATATCCATAAATTGTTACTGTTTTAAATGTCCATGGCAACTCCAAATGGattataaatttaaatgtagagAAGCCCATTATCTGGACGTCTGTCAATTTAAAAGGTTAATTGAGTACTACAAACCACTTTTGGAATGATCTTAGTACAGCTGGAACAGTTGTCAATGActattcctttttcattttgtaatatgttCTATTCAAAATCATTTCCCTTTTAATTGAAAACAAGGAcatataaataagaaataaatgtaccacaataaatataataacatcTGGAATCATGAGCTTTATTCagcaatataaaatatacaccAGGGAAAATAGTTTCCTCTAtcaatcatatattttttaaatatttatttgttttaatccaAAAATCATCTTACTTTGCCCACTTGCAGATCCCAGTGAAAAGAACAGTCAAATTCCACACCACACAGTTCACAGAGttaaaaaaagagttttttttgtgtttgtatcAATCTGGAATTGAGGATAAATGGGTTAGGTGAGGATTCTCTTAAATCCTCACATCCATTTATTGGGACTGTTTGGACTCTGACTCTCGAAAGAGTCTGGCCAGTGTGTGAACCTCCGGTCCCCATTCATCCAGGTCACTGGAGTCAAACTCAGATTGGGCGGCAGGGAGATCCAGGGAGCTAATGGATCCGGTGGGAGATCCATGGCCCTCGTAGGCATAGGTCTGCAGGGAGTCATATGGGGGTCCCCTGGTGTCCCGGTCAGCCACCGCCACCCTCTGTTTGATTATTTCATTGATATCCTCATCAGCCAGGGCCAAAGAGACACAGCTAGCCCCAACAGCAGCCCCTGCTTCCCAAGCCTGGAACAAGACGTCTCTCCGGAGCTTCATTTCCCCGACAGCTGAAGGGTTCCTCAGTGCTGTGATGTCAAAGGCCTCTGTGTCTTCCTCGCCGCCTCCCTCATCGTCGTATGTTACAACATTCTCCCGAACGTCCTCTTCCGAAATGATAAGCGGCTCTTTCTTGGTCTTCTTGCTCCGGAGAGTGACAAACAGCACCACGATGGCTAAAACCCAAAGCAGAAAACCCCTATTTAACCCTGTTTTGTTGTCCTTGCATCACTTCTGTACTTTACAAAGCAAAATCAGATATTCTGCATTAAAGTAGTAGAAACTGTTTTGGCAGTGAAGTCATGCTCTATAATTGGAAACTGATAGCTGAAGTACCAGTGGTTTTAACACATGCTGCAGGTATGCAATCGGTTCTCACGTCTGTCTCTTACCCAGGAGGATGATTATGCATAGCAGGATGGCAACtagggctccagtgctgaggccGGCCGAAGACAGGAAAGCCTGGGCTTGGCAGACACGTGCCCGGCCACCTCTCTGGCAGGGGCAGACCCTGAGGGTAagggtgctggtgctgctgaGCAGTGGCTCGCCCCCATCCCCGACCTCCACGGCCAGCTGGTACACCTCCTGCTCCGCCTGACTGAAGCCCCGCCTCCGAGACATTATACTGGCACTGTTATCTGCATGAGGAAAGAGCAAAAGATGTTTTTTCTTGGTGGGAAATGCATTATGCAAACAAGCGCAGCCTGAGTGCACTGGGGACTCCAGAGAAGGATAAGCAGCATCTGCTGATTGGCTATCTGCACTTTCATTTTCGGCTGTGCGCTTTTCTCTTTCTGATGATTACAGTGTTGGAACACATAGTCTGTGCCCCTGGAAAAATGTTCCCATATAGTGTGGTATAAATCattgcatttgaaaaaaaaataaaaacagtggtTCTTGTTTCTCTGACTGAACCGGTCTGAGccagtaaaagaaaaacaggctTGTAGAGGGGTCAGGAACATGGTGCCTTATTAAGTCTTCCCCATTATACAACTTTTCTCATTCTGAAGAGGCCTGGGCAGAGGGTACAGATGCATGTCTCCAACTCCCCCAGATCAGCATTTGCAATCACGGCCCACCACTTCAACATGCAGATTCCACAGGCCTCCCTGGGAACCTCTGTGGTGTCCAGCATCCCAGGCAGCAGAAGGAGCAAGATGGGCTCTCTTCAAGCCAGGAGCCTCTCACATGCAGG is a window from the Denticeps clupeoides unplaced genomic scaffold, fDenClu1.1, whole genome shotgun sequence genome containing:
- the LOC114772233 gene encoding cadherin-18-like, encoding MSRRRGFSQAEQEVYQLAVEVGDGGEPLLSSTSTLTLRVCPCQRGGRARVCQAQAFLSSAGLSTGALVAILLCIIILLAIVVLFVTLRSKKTKKEPLIISEEDVRENVVTYDDEGGGEEDTEAFDITALRNPSAVGEMKLRRDVLFQAWEAGAAVGASCVSLALADEDINEIIKQRVAVADRDTRGPPYDSLQTYAYEGHGSPTGSISSLDLPAAQSEFDSSDLDEWGPEVHTLARLFRESESKQSQ